The genomic interval ATTTGGCCCAGACTTTTGGCTCAGACTCAATAACCAAACCAGTTGATGCACAGCCGTTGTAGAACATGTTTGCCGcggccacagccacagccacagccaaagccaaacacAAGGTACAAATGCAGTTGTGCACCCAAGTGCAAGTGATTGCCAAGTTTTCCAAATAGTGTATCCAAGTATATTTGGCAGACTCAACAAATGTGCTCCAAGTCAACAATCGACTATCTTATCAGGCAACAGAGGACAGAGCCTAACTAAAGTTTGTTTCAGCTTTGCTTGGAGGTCAACTctctatatatttaatatttgttttgttttgttttgaaattgaTTCGAATTAAGTCTAGAAGTTTTCTTGCACTACCAAAGTTAGGGCATTGTACTGCAAATGAAGTGTGAAtgaaaaaaatcgaaaaatcaCTTTTCATCAATAAACGCATCGGTTGCATCGCACAATCACAATCACAATCCCAGCTGCAATGGAGTCAAAGACAGGAACGACATGAATATGAGCTGACGTCATCTCGTCTAGCTCTTTCGATCAGCTAAACAGCGGAAAAAGTTTAACCATGCACGCCATTAATTTGTTTCGAATGAGACAATCCGACTCTGACATACCCTGCTAAATTTAATTGACAAATAACCAAAATCTGTTATCTGATATGCACACAGCATTAAAATAGCCCTTGGCTACGTTCCGTTACAGGGTATCCTAGGATTAACttgattaattttatatttatagttatttttattttttgtgcgcCTTTCAAAATTTACTtggcaaataacaaaaataaaacacacttGCTGGACTTTCGACTTGGTCATTAAAATACCCCTTGGCTTCGTTTTGTTAGAGGGTATTCTAGGAGTACTCACCAGCAGGCAATTAActtgattaattttttatattttatttatatttatatttattttttgcgcgCCTTTCAATTGAACTCAACTCTCAACTCGAAACAAACTCAACACACAAACTCGTCTGTTCCGctctcgaaaaaaaaaaaaagaaaaaacatgttgaacaaaataataacaatttgctCAGTTTTGTGTTAATTGAGAGACGACGTCGACGGCTCGGACCAAaacagctgccagttgccagttggcagttggcagttggcttTTGAGCGCGTTACGATATAGTCGGACGATATCCGATCCGTATGAACTTGGTCGAAAGTTCCCAAGCAcgttaaaagaaaaaaacaattaaatgtaCCACGTGCCGTTGCTGCCGAGTTTACTTAACATAATATTGCGCGTATTCATACGGAGCAGATGAAAATGTGCGAACTGATTGTCAATCAACGTCAGGTACAACATTCAACCCAAATGAATCATATACAGAAAAATACCAAATACTGTGTAGATCAAATGCAAACAGAAAACTGGTTAACCGATGCCAGATCTGAGAGCAGCAGCCTCTGTCATTGACGTTTGACTTCTATTCggtttatgtatataaacatCTTAAATTGACAATATGTGCCGGGTGCGGGCGCTGGGAGGGCAGctgtattttgtttaaaattatatacaagCGCAATTGTCACGCTTCAATTCGCTGCTTTTGTCGGATGACGGACTCCGTATAATTAGAGACTCTCAAATGAGTTTTGCATTCAGCTCGATTTGTTGTACTGCGGCccaatttgaaaatttgaatCATTTCCATGGCAACTTTCTCAAAGAGCACGAAACTATATTCGCTAATCGAAGCTTAATTCAACTAATTAACACGTCTGTCTGCCCTTCAGGCCTAATGACTGAGTTTTTGGACTGACTTATGTTTATGCTTAATCCATACTATTTATGCTCTTCCAGTTCCATCAACAATTATTACAATCTAAAgaataattgatttatgttGACCATATGGCCAGCTCTTGATGGCAAATTAGAGTCAAGCTGAGATCAAATCAGTGTCAAATCTTGACGAGAGCTCACTTCGAGCAGGCATTAATCCAATTAAAGCCACATTCAGCTGCAGACACAGCTGCTAAATGGTTCAAGCACGTTCGATTTGATAACTTGTTGAGTTCATGGAAGAGTCGAATTGTGTCTTgcgaaataaacaaattgactTGTAAACAAATGTTGAAGTctgttttgtttagtttttccCCTAAAACAGGGTTATAATTAAAACGCGGCACGAAATTGATCGTGTCTCATTTCTCGGTAATTGTTGGCTTTAGGGGGTTTGGCCTGGCGCTGAGCGAATTCGAGAATTAGTTTTGaatttatcaaatatttaacagcgcatatttatcaatttataaaaatattgtgtCTCAAAGCATTTAGCACTTGGGCCATTGACGTCAAAAGCtagttgtttttgctttttccttttttttttttttttttttttgacatttatCGACATGTCCCTGAAGATccgaacaaaaataaaaaaatctcTGTACAGCTCATCAACAGATCATCAATAAATTATAGCAACAGCTCTTTTGCTCAGCTCTTAATTGTGACAAATGTGGAAATTGTTAAGAAATTGGGCCCGAGTAGGCGGGCGGGCTTTGGAATTTGTACAGAGATCAGAGCAGCCTGCTCTTTTTGGCTGACATTAGTTCGTTTAGTTTATCAATTGAATTCAGTTTTATAGTTAGCTCCATAGAGCACACATctcgaaaaagttttatttttctattttttttgtgtaatttttttgtttgtgtgtctaTCTAAAGAACGTTTAGTCTCTTTTGAAAGTCAGTGTCAAAATTCAACGTATTTAAGCACACAGCGTCATCCCTCTCCCCCTTATATATACCGAcgcccacacacccacacacccacaaacacAACTCTATAATAGACATAAAAAATGAGCAGTACTAAGAAGTTTGgtctgagcagcagcagcgcccaGAATGCCTTCAGCTCAATGCGAAATTTCTATCAGAGTCACGCGATTGCGGGTGCAGCAAGCAATGTTttacagctgcaacagcatcatcaacagcagcagccgcagcagcagcagcagcagcagcaaaagcagcaaaaacagctAGTTAAGGCGGCGACGAAAGGTGCGCGCCTAGGTAACTGGAAGTTGGAGCGCACCGGTGCGCAAAGGGTGTCTAATGTGGGACGCCTGAGCAAGGTGATAGGCGTTAAGAAGACTCTGGTTAATCAGATGCAGGGCATGGTGCAGACGCTGCGACCAAAATTGAGATCGCAAGCGATTCTGATGCAGGGCGTGCCGCAGACTAGCTCCAAGTATAGAATATACGGCCAGACAAAGCTCTTCTCCTCGATGAGCAGCCTGCAGGCGCGCAGCAgctgtagcagcagcagcgccctCTTCAGCCCCGTCGTTCAGAGGCGTCGCCTgtccagcagcagccaccagtcgctgtcgctgccgctgacGCACAGCTCCGTTGTGCAGCAGCGTTACAATCAGACGGGCGGTGTGCAGGAGAAGCGTAACGGGGAGCTGGCCAGAGACATTAGCCGTTCCATACAGTCTGAGCTGATGCAGGTCGACCCGAGCACCAAGCGGCTTATCAGTTGCGCTCGCGGCAAAACGGACCTGGCCAGCTacgaagacgacgacgacgatgacgtcAACGATGaggagcagcatcagcagcatcagcagctgcaaatgcagcaattCCATCAGCCGTTGCATTACGATCCGCTCGAGGGCTGGAATCACCCGCGTCCATTGAAACATGTCGAAACAATGAGAACCGCCAACGATGACAATCTCGCCAAACAACGCAAGCCGCTGCGCCGCAAGCTGACCAACATACGCTACAAGGACGACAGCGGTGAGCAGACAGTCAAACAGCAGTTTGTCCAGCCAAGTCTGCACAGCCGTAAGCTGCAGGCCCAGCTGGGCGAGCTGTACTCAAGCTCCTCCAAGCTGCGCTCCGAGAAGCAACGCAGCGACCTGCGCAAGCAGCAGCACTTTCAGAGTTCCCTTTCCTCAGAGCTGTTGGCGACGCCAAGCAACTGGGAACGGGATATGTCAACGCACGATGAGCGCTACAAGCAAAAGTCATCGGAACGCGAGTATATCGAGCGCAATGTCCTGAAAACCGAACAAGATGAGGCCGTGGCAGCTGCGGCGGCCGATGCCGCCGGCAGTCGCATGGATGATCTGCATTATCAATCGAAAATGGCCGCCAATTTGATGAGCGCCTCGCAGCGTGTCATTAACAAACAGTACGAGGGCTATCGCAACTATCTGCTGGATGCGCGCAGCAAGTCCGTGCAGGCTTCGCTGGCCAAAAATATTGTTCAGTCGGTGAGTCCAACGCCGCTGGTTAAAGTGCCCAGCAAGCCGCCGACACCCAAAACTCGTCTCATGACGATGGGCCGCCCCAATTTGTCCAAGTCGAAGCATTCAGCGACATCTAGCCCCAAGGCCAAGGGTGGGCCCGTTGCCGTGCAGTCCAAGCGAGTTGCACCCAAAATGATGCCCAAGAAGAGCCTGTTCGGGCTGGGACAATCGAAACAGGACATGGCCAACAAATTGGAGAAAACAATGCGCTCCAAATCCAATAGTCCCTCCTGGAGCACCAGCAATatacagcagcaaaaacagcagaaacaacagcaaaagcaacagcacaaTCAGCACAATCAGCACAATCAGCACAAACAGCAcaaacagcagcggcagcacaaACAGCAGAGGCAACAGCCGAGGCAGCACGGAAATCCTAACCAGCAGCTGCGCCAAATGTCCCAGGCACCGCATGGATCCCAAATGCGTTTAGGCGAGATGCGCGAATCCCAAAAGCCAGATGAGGATTATACGCGCGAAAGACTGCAAAATGACGTACTGATGCCAAACGAATATACCAAGGAGTCGGCGGTGCAACGTTTGGGcaatatatttgaaaagcgcaccagccacgcccactatTCACAGCAGCGCGCACGCCAATAGTTTTTGGGCGGCCTTGAAAAAAAGGACGACAacgaagacgacgacgacgacgacgacgacaaagATTCACTGCAAACTCCTCTCAaatgtcagtttttttttttaaacgtCAACCCGAACGCAAGCCCGTAATTCAAATGGGCATGATCATCCAATATATAGCCGTGCAGTTCGATAGAGCTCCCAAATTGAATTTCACAAAATTTTGTCCAGTTTAAAGACTATTCACACAAACGTTTACTGTCCCAAATTTTATCCCGGTATATGTagcatcaaataaataaatctagGCGAATACAAAATGCAACAGTTGTGCGAAATTTACGTAGAATTaaaagttgtgtgtgtgtgccaaaaCTCATTTGTTTCATTCATCAGGAAATCATTCTCTCCAATCTCGCTCTGTAAGATACGCATATGTACATGATGTACACATCATACTTTCatcatatttcaatttcagttcGAAGCTCGGTGcgtgcatttttatttgtagtACATTTTGTTGAAACCAAACCACAATCCACGTATCTCTAGCATTCTacaaaagatatatatatatatatttcaatattataaacttaaatcaacgAACCACTGACAAACAATTTCTTAGTTACTCTGCACCAGAATTTTAAAGTTTGCTACACCATATCCAACAAATctaaataaaaccaagaaactttgctaaaatttattaatttgagtACTCGGCCCAGTTCCTGACTAGACTAGAGAATTGGGCtgattttttctttatatgtattttaccatttaatttaaagaaacgaattgatgtatatatatatgctaatcTCTAATATTTGGATCGTTCTTCAGGTGCTGTCTATGAGCACAGATGAATATCGCAAGACCTCACTCTTTGCAACTGGTTCCTTCGACCTGGACTTTCCCATACCAGATCTAATTGGCAAAACAGAGATACTCACAGAAGAGCATCGGTAAgcatataaatcaaaagaGAAGCCTTAACGTGTAATCAAATACATTCTTTAGTGAAAAACTATGCGCACATTTGCCGGCGCGCGCCGAAGGCTATTCGTGGTCCCTAATCTTTAGCACATCGCAACATGGTTTCGCCCTCAACTCGCTGTACCGCAAGATGGCGCGACTGGAGAGTCCAGTTTTGATTGTTATCGAGGATACAGAGCACAATGTGAGTACAATGCGAACACAGAAGGAATCctattaacatatatatttgtctttTAGGTATTTGGTGCCCTGACCTCCTGCTCGCTGCATGTgtccgatcatttctatggcaccGGCGAATCCCTGCTCTACAAATTTAATCCCAGCTTCAAAGTATTCCATTGGACTGGCGAGAATATGTACTTTATCAAGGGCAACATGGAGAGCCTTTCGATTGGCGCTGGCGAGTAAGTACCCAATATTATTCAGAAGCAAAAAGAGATAATTATACTTATAATTTTTTGGCAAACTTCTTTGCACTCTAGCGGTCGCTTTGGCCTGTGGCTGGACGGAGATCTGAATCAGGGCCGATCGCAGCATTGCAGCACCTATGGCAACGAGCCATTGGCACCACAAGAAGACTTTGTTATCAAAACACTCGAATGCTGGGCATTTGTTTAAGTGGATTTGTGTTGAGAGCGCGTTCTCGATGAGAAGAGCGAAGCCGCCTAcctatttaattaattgataatattaaatatataaatatatctatatgtgtatgtgtactaCAACTAAAACcaaccacaacaataacaaacaaccTGAGAATGATATCAAAATCTAACGCGTGtctaaacaaataataaacaaaaacaaaaacaaaaacaaaaacaaaaatatataatcacacaaaaacacaaagaCGAGAATAATTGAGAGCCTAACCTTAATTTCGGATGCAATTGAAAGCTTCTAAAAAAAATGTCTGTGAGCAAGAAGATAATTGCTATATGCGTTAAAACGtattaattatttagtttttatattatatattattaaacaaGAGCTAACTAAATTATGTAGTAGATTTAAACAGTGAGAAATCAGAAAACacgaaaacagaaaaacaattgaaatttacatttacatttaaggCAAACGACGCCTctcacaaaataaacaacatatGGAAACTTTTGGACATAAGCAtcgcatacatacacacacacacacacgcacacacacatacatatatacaccaACTCACACATATGCATTTAAGCTTAAGTTTTATTATCAAAAATTATACTAAATGTAAAGACGATAAACCAAAATacaacacaaaacaaacaagttttcatttcgattcgattcgattatttgttttgtattttgtttaatctaatattatttaattttgattcgTGCCTTTGCTTTTTTCTCTAGAAACATGTGCAGAtagaaatgaaaagaaaagaaatgtcGATATAATTTTAGTGCAAGGGCGCTGACACGCCTCCACTTTTTGCAAGTGAAACGAAAATATCTTTTAAAGATTTAAACTTTTATGAGAGACCGAAAGAATAGCAGCGGGAGACAGCAGGAGAAGAGACacaaagagagacagagagagagagagagagagagataaagaaggcgtttattttctttagtttttacaccaactatatatatatttaattacgCTAATGATGttgattttaatgcaattataCTAAAAGGAAACAACACAAGATTGAAATACACATAATATACATTACAACAATTACAAATGCAGCATTTTACTTGGTGAACAAATGAGAAGTAAATTCTAGTCGAAAATTGACACTCTTAAAGGCAATTAAACCATAAAGAGCTATTGGCTTTTAGTCTAGTTATTAACTTATAATTCAACTTAACCGATTGCAAAAGGTCTGTTTGATGCTGAAGTCCAATTATGAATTATCCCGAAAATCCAAAAGTGCAGCAATCTTTTTGAAATTGCATTGCGGCAAAAAGGTTCTTCCAGAAGatacatattaatttttgatcaGAGTTTTAGCTATATATGTTGGACACATGTTTGAACACGACCAGAACACACAAATTTCTACATCGCCAGCCCCCTAAACATAAGGGCGCAGCTGTGGATGCAATGGTTTTGAAAACTTAAATGGCTTTATATCCCTTTTGAGATACTATTAAGTATaactacaaatatatataatatacataaacacGATGTCTGGATGTACTTGAGTCTAAGAAATAATTAAGTGTCATTTTTGTAGTGTATTTGTGCAGCCCTCGCGACCTCTTGTTATTGACGTATTATAAGTGTATCTCGCTCCCTCCCTTCCTAGAAACGTGCAACATAgtcatataaattaaattggaaATATCTGAGCTACATACTATTACATATTTGAGAGAGCGAATTGCTGATATTTTACACAGAACACAGTTCgaaaaacaaatcgaaattttacattgcttttcaattgaaaatgtttgctgGATGTGAAATAATTCAACCAATCAACTAGGCCCTAAAATAATGTAGCATGCAACAATTTAGAGAAACTTAGCTGAAACTTTTTTGCACCCCAAACAAGgcccataaacaaaaaaaaaaccctaaACCTAACTAACTAAACGCAAAGTACATTGAACTTAATtgtacttttatatatatgcaagtatatgatatactactatatattaaataaaattgtggtCGCTAATcgcaaaatgttattttagatGTTATTTAAAAACGTTGATAAACGATTTTTGTGTAGCTCTGTATAAGATATATGTGCATACCTTTCCGTATATCCGCATATGACATTATTGTATACATATGAGCCTATATattccttaaaaaaaaatattaaaaaacgcaTGAGTTCTATGAgctttaaacacacacacacacaagagaaatcaatgaaaattgaattaatcaAATTGAACTTAGATTTGTATTGTGAAATCGGAAGACTTTTACGAAACCCCTCAAGATGTTGGCTTCTTTACACAAAGCATCAAagatccaaaaaaaaaataaacaaaataaaacaaaacataaaaaaaaaccaagctaTGCGCAAAATTCACACTTAAAATCTTGAGACCAAAATgcgtttatttaaaatgtaaaaccaaagaaaatatataaatatacatatttagcATGGATCATAAAAGGAACGTGAATCGATTATCAACTAATTTGTGCGTCAATTAtgccctacacacacacacacacacacgcacacacaagtatgcatacaaattgtaatattgttattattaatttcgTAGTCCTATGGGTTGCATATGTAACTTTGTTGTGCGATCAAACAATGCGAAaagagaaaacatttttgaattgTAACTTCTGTCAATTAACTTGTAGACTGTAGATTGCAAATACCAAGtgaaaactaaaacaacaaaacaaacgcaCATTTCGTTGTTGCTAAATTACTaacaatttacatatatatatatataaatatatatatacataaatatatataatgtatgtgAGCGcccattttattattgtttcgtgagacagagagagcaaccgaattatgtaaatacatatatacatatatatatatagagagagagagagagagagagagagagtaattCCAGAGGGCCAGTTAAATAGAGCCTACTTCAACTTGCTTGCCGTTATTTTGTTTAGCTGTGTATGTGTCGGTGTCCGCTTTGAACTATAGTTGTTGTGAATATACAAGAAAACAGTGTTGAGTAGTTGCGAAAATTCGTAGATGTGCACCAAACATAACGTAAATTAAACCATCCGCACAAACGTTAAGA from Drosophila virilis strain 15010-1051.87 chromosome 2, Dvir_AGI_RSII-ME, whole genome shotgun sequence carries:
- the mtd gene encoding TLD domain-containing protein 2 isoform X20, which encodes MWFVVALFAIVAVCGVAGRKWGRYLYLHYGRHLLPRSMLTAKNRSPTPPLSPTKDDQSLEALLDESGEMHETVLSMSTDEYRKTSLFATGSFDLDFPIPDLIGKTEILTEEHREKLCAHLPARAEGYSWSLIFSTSQHGFALNSLYRKMARLESPVLIVIEDTEHNVFGALTSCSLHVSDHFYGTGESLLYKFNPSFKVFHWTGENMYFIKGNMESLSIGAGDGRFGLWLDGDLNQGRSQHCSTYGNEPLAPQEDFVIKTLECWAFV
- the LOC26530852 gene encoding TPR-containing protein DDB_G0280363, with product MSSTKKFGLSSSSAQNAFSSMRNFYQSHAIAGAASNVLQLQQHHQQQQPQQQQQQQQKQQKQLVKAATKGARLGNWKLERTGAQRVSNVGRLSKVIGVKKTLVNQMQGMVQTLRPKLRSQAILMQGVPQTSSKYRIYGQTKLFSSMSSLQARSSCSSSSALFSPVVQRRRLSSSSHQSLSLPLTHSSVVQQRYNQTGGVQEKRNGELARDISRSIQSELMQVDPSTKRLISCARGKTDLASYEDDDDDDVNDEEQHQQHQQLQMQQFHQPLHYDPLEGWNHPRPLKHVETMRTANDDNLAKQRKPLRRKLTNIRYKDDSGEQTVKQQFVQPSLHSRKLQAQLGELYSSSSKLRSEKQRSDLRKQQHFQSSLSSELLATPSNWERDMSTHDERYKQKSSEREYIERNVLKTEQDEAVAAAAADAAGSRMDDLHYQSKMAANLMSASQRVINKQYEGYRNYLLDARSKSVQASLAKNIVQSVSPTPLVKVPSKPPTPKTRLMTMGRPNLSKSKHSATSSPKAKGGPVAVQSKRVAPKMMPKKSLFGLGQSKQDMANKLEKTMRSKSNSPSWSTSNIQQQKQQKQQQKQQHNQHNQHNQHKQHKQQRQHKQQRQQPRQHGNPNQQLRQMSQAPHGSQMRLGEMRESQKPDEDYTRERLQNDVLMPNEYTKESAVQRLGNIFEKRTSHAHYSQQRARQ
- the mtd gene encoding TLD domain-containing protein 2 isoform X22; protein product: MSVKPIKLSKIAKYIRKKVLSMSTDEYRKTSLFATGSFDLDFPIPDLIGKTEILTEEHREKLCAHLPARAEGYSWSLIFSTSQHGFALNSLYRKMARLESPVLIVIEDTEHNVFGALTSCSLHVSDHFYGTGESLLYKFNPSFKVFHWTGENMYFIKGNMESLSIGAGDGRFGLWLDGDLNQGRSQHCSTYGNEPLAPQEDFVIKTLECWAFV
- the mtd gene encoding TLD domain-containing protein 2 isoform X21 → MSTDEYRKTSLFATGSFDLDFPIPDLIGKTEILTEEHREKLCAHLPARAEGYSWSLIFSTSQHGFALNSLYRKMARLESPVLIVIEDTEHNVFGALTSCSLHVSDHFYGTGESLLYKFNPSFKVFHWTGENMYFIKGNMESLSIGAGDGRFGLWLDGDLNQGRSQHCSTYGNEPLAPQEDFVIKTLECWAFV
- the mtd gene encoding TLD domain-containing protein 2 isoform X23, whose protein sequence is MKMCELIVNQRQVLSMSTDEYRKTSLFATGSFDLDFPIPDLIGKTEILTEEHREKLCAHLPARAEGYSWSLIFSTSQHGFALNSLYRKMARLESPVLIVIEDTEHNVFGALTSCSLHVSDHFYGTGESLLYKFNPSFKVFHWTGENMYFIKGNMESLSIGAGDGRFGLWLDGDLNQGRSQHCSTYGNEPLAPQEDFVIKTLECWAFV